The DNA window GTAATCAGCCGTATAAATAATTGTCCCGTAACGTTTTAACAATTGCATCACATCATACAAGCTTTTCATCTATCCACCGCCTTCGGAGTAATAATTTTACTTTCTGTGAAAATCCTTTGAACTGGTAAATCGTGCGGTTCTACAGGTATCGACTCCGCAACCTGGCAATCGAAAGCTAAAGAACATGTAGCGCCAGAAAAACTCGCTAAGAAACGATCGTAATAACCTCCTCCAAAACCGATTCTAAAGCCTTCTTTTGAAAAAACTACACCCGGTACAATTAATAAATCAATGTCTTTAGGTTCTATGTATAGTGTTTTTGAAACGATCGGTTCCTGTAGATTCATATAGACAACTTCCAACTGGTTTTTGTGCTCAATTGCATGGAAGTCTAGTGTGCGGCTCACCCGGTGACATTTCGGCACGACTACTCGTTTACCCCTTCCCCAACATTTTTCAATCAAGTCCCATGTAGCTACTTCTGGGAATGCAGAAATTGTTATACCGATTGTTTGGGCTGCTAAAAACGCAGGGTCTTCCAGTAAACGGTCGACTATAATTGCCGACTTCTGTTTATATTCTGTTGTTGTCATTTCCTGAAGTAAACTTAGCACTTTTTTTCGTTGCGTTCTTTTATCCATAATCGCACCAGCTCCTTTAAAAAGAAAAAAGCCAAAACCCGTATTAGGTTTTGGCAATCAATGAATTACTTCGTTTCACGGTGTACTGTCATTTTCTTTTCACGTGAGCAATATTTTTTCATTTCAAGACGCTCAGGGTTGTTGCGCTTATTTTTAACAGTGCTGTAGTTACGTTCGCTACATTCTGTACAAGCTAAAGTGATGTTAACACGCATCGGTATCCCTCCTAATTCTTTCAAAGATCATTTGTAAATAAGCGTGATCTATACGACTTAATTATTATAGCATATCTCATGGTAAAGTCTACTGTAAAATCCCATTTTTATTGAACCTTTCTAAATAAACAGAAATGCCAGTAGCTTTTTGCTTTTTGCAGTCGCTATTCATAGTCGATTGGTTCTTTTTATTTGTTCAGATCGTAATGTTGTCCGCGCACCAAGTAAAACAATTGTTCAGCGATATTAGTCGCATG is part of the Planococcus kocurii genome and encodes:
- a CDS encoding 5-formyltetrahydrofolate cyclo-ligase produces the protein MDKRTQRKKVLSLLQEMTTTEYKQKSAIIVDRLLEDPAFLAAQTIGITISAFPEVATWDLIEKCWGRGKRVVVPKCHRVSRTLDFHAIEHKNQLEVVYMNLQEPIVSKTLYIEPKDIDLLIVPGVVFSKEGFRIGFGGGYYDRFLASFSGATCSLAFDCQVAESIPVEPHDLPVQRIFTESKIITPKAVDR
- the rpmG gene encoding 50S ribosomal protein L33, with protein sequence MRVNITLACTECSERNYSTVKNKRNNPERLEMKKYCSREKKMTVHRETK